One segment of Drosophila mauritiana strain mau12 chromosome 3R, ASM438214v1, whole genome shotgun sequence DNA contains the following:
- the LOC117145640 gene encoding uncharacterized protein LOC117145640 — MGQLHLLLVALVLLCPGGDSSYHSLLHQLRRELNIEYVLLLGNFDPTWLDILWQLPVPVLQIKEHSRETYNLLENPSHNVLTIAFVNDSTEDILEILYRNLRMLNTQPVLLVIRKSTIRVNSLLEWCWHHQLLNVVAIAQDFMESLIVYSYTPFPVLQFIERLLDNITTIFEKRLENLHGYEVPIALGGSSPRLIVYRDSEGKLIFSGPVGNFMKSFEQRYNCRLVQPYPFDESAISPARDLIAAVQNGSVQIALGAIYPKLPYTGFSYPIELMSWCLMMPVPEEVPHSQLYSMVFSPMAFGVTIVAMVLISFTLSMALRLHGYRVSFSEYFLHDSCLRGVLSQSFYEVLRAPALIKAIYLLICLLGLLITSWYNSYFSTFVTSAPRFPQLTSYESIRHSKLKIVIWKPEYEMLLFFSENMKKYSSIFQLEEDYKEFLHLRDSFDTRYGYMMPMEKWSLMKEQQRVFSSPLFSLQDDLCVFHTVPIVFPMVKNSIFKEPFDRLILDVTATGLLSRWRDMSFTEMIKAGQLGLEDRGHPKEFRAMKVEDLIQIWRFVGWMLGLATIVFLFELICFWRHKMRQNIKNIFSTSSADSLATL; from the exons ATGGGTCAGTTGCACCTACTGTTAGTCGCCTTGGTTCTCCTTTGTCCCGGCGGGGATAGCTCCTATCATAGTTTACTTCATCAACTGAGGCGTGAACTTAACATTGAATATGTTCTGCTTTTGGGCAACTTCGATCCGACTTGGTTGGATATCTTGTGGCAACTTCCTGTTCCCGTGCTTCAAATTAAAGAGCACTCTAGGGAAACATATAACTTGCTCGAAAATCCGTCACATAATGTCCTTACAATAGCTTTTGTTAACGATTCAACGGAAGACATACTGGAAATTTTGTATCGCAATCTACGTATGCTAAACACACAACCAGTGCTGTTGGTTATAAGGAAATCGACAATTCGAGTAAATTCGTTGTTGGAATGGTGTTGGCACCATCAGCTACTTAATGTCGTGGCCATTGCTCAAGATTTTATG GAGTCTTTGATTGTCTACAGCTACACTCCTTTTCCCGTCTTGCAGTTTATCGAGAGGCTTTTGGACAACATCACCACAATATTCGAAAAGCGATTGGAAAATCTTCATGGTTATGAGGTACCGATTGCCTTGGGTGGATCTTCACCCCGACTAATTGTCTATCGTGATTCGGAGGGAAAACTGATTTTCTCAGGACCTGTAGGTAACTTTATGAAGAGCTTTGAACAGCGTTATAATTGCAGATTGGTTCAACCATATCCTTTTGACGAGTCTGCCATTTCTCCGGCTCGTGATTTAATTGCTGCCGTGCAAAATGGTAGTGTCCAAATAGCTTTGGGCGCTATTTATCCCAAACTTCCATATACTGGATTTTCTTATCCCATCGAACTGATGAGCTGGTGCCTGATGATGCCAGTACCAGAGGAAGTACCTCACAGTCAGCTTTACAGCATGGTATTCAGTCCCATGGCATTTGGGGTCACAATTGTTGCCATGGTGTTGATTTCATTCACTTTATCCATGGCTCTGCGTCTTCACGGATATAGAGTCAGTTTTAGTGAGTACTTTCTTCATGACAGCTGTCTGAGAGGAGTCCTGTCTCAATCCTTCTACGAGGTCCTTCGAGCTCCAGCCTTGATAAAGGCCATTTATCTGCTGATCTGTTTGCTGGGACTGCTGATCACCTCATGGTACAACTCGTACTTCTCCACTTTTGTGACCAGTGCCCCCAGATTTCCGCAGCTCACCAGCTATGAGAGCATTAGGCATTCTAAATTAAAGATAGTGATTTGGAAGCCGGAGTACGAAATGCTTTTGTTCTTTTCGGAAAACATGAAGAAATACTCGTCGATCTTTCAGCTGGAAGAGGACTACAAAGAGTTCTTGCACTTGCGTGACTCTTTCGACACCAGATACGGCTACATGATGCCAATGGAAAAGTGGTCACTGATGAAGGAGCAACAGAGAGTATTCAGTTCGCCATTGTTCAGCCTGCAGGATGACCTCTGCGTCTTTCACACCGTTCCCATAGTTTTTCCCATGGTGAAAAATTCGATATTTAAGGAACCCTTCGATCGCCTTATTTTGGATGTGACTGCGACGGGACTTCTGAGTCGCTGGAGAGACATGAGCTTTACGGAAATGATCAAGGCAGGACAATTGGGACTCGAGGATCGAGGTCATCCAAAGGAATTTCGGGCCATGAAAGTGGAGGACTTAATACAGATTTGGCGCTTTGTGGGATGGATGCTTGGCTTGGCCACAATAGTGTTTCTTTTTGAGTTAATTTGTTTTTGGCGACATAAGATGAggcaaaacataaaaaatatatttt CCACGTCGTCGGCGGATTCATTAGCAACCCTTTAA
- the LOC117143666 gene encoding kunitz-type serine protease inhibitor nigrescinin-4 — protein MNLLHHIILFLIGLGTSVALRHERCSFIANPGPCKGNFEMFAYDLENNVCVEFIYGGCGGNPNRFQTKEECILLCNALADEDDYFLVNTDKNEQQITDDTTSFNISTLSESSEINTKRENIN, from the exons ATGAATTTGCTTCACCACATTATACTTTTCTTAATAGGCCTCGGGACTTCTGTGGCACTCAGACATG AGAGGTGTTCGTTCATCGCAAATCCTGGTCCTTGCAAGGGAAattttgaaatgtttgccTACGATTTGGAAAACAATGTGTGCGTAGAATTCATATACGGTGGTTGTGGCGGAAACCCGAATCGTTTTCAAACTAAAGAGGAATGCATACTTCTATGTAATGCTTTAGCTGATGAAGACGACTACTTTCTAGTTAATACTGACAAAAATGAACAACAAATAACAGATGACACGACGTCATTCAATATAAGCACATTGTCAGAAAGTTCGGAAATTAACACGAAAAGAGAAAACATTAATTAA
- the LOC117145500 gene encoding uncharacterized protein LOC117145500, whose protein sequence is MDCPKWILGGLCLISLVSGATVIELLGTMKLESDFEYVLLMKNRNFSLSDQVWNGTSLTKDIMDEVQVPVLRFNENVSYFLHNSISRRLVTLVFMSDANLDEHRGLLTALVANLRHMTTSGVIFLVQSEASTDFLYELFRNCWRKKLLNVIVVFQDFETTSTFYSYSHFPILQIEERIYEPSLQPLPIFPDRLRNLHGYEMPVILGGTAPRMIAYRNKKGNVVYDGTVGHFMTAFQQKYNVKFVQPLQAKNPLDFAPSMQTVGAVRNETVEISISLTFPTIPPFGFSYPYEQMNWCVMLPVEADVPPFEYYTRVFELAAFLLTLGTLVMISCLLASTLRLHGYATNISEFLLHDSCLRGVLGQSFVEVFRAPTLVRGIYLEICVLGILITAWYNSYFSSYVTSAPKQPPLRTYDDILASKLKVVAWKPEYAELVGRLLEFRKYETMFLVEPDFNRYLALRDTLDTRYGYMITTNRWVLINEQQKVFSRPLFQKRDDFCFFNNIPFGFPLHENSVFMEPVQKLIMELAETGLYFHWITTGFSELIDAGEMHFVDLSPHREFRAMQIQDLQYVWYGYAFMVVLSSLVWLLENLAHTLKTKTIFPTHFMQRNKK, encoded by the exons ATGGATTGCCCAAAGTGGATCCTGGGCGGCCTTTGCCTGATTAGCCTGGTCAGTGGCGCAACGGTAATTGAATTACTGGGTACGATGAAACTGGAATCGGACTTTGAGTACGTGCTGCTCATGAAGAATAGGAACTTTAGTCTGTCGGATCAAGTTTGGAACGGCACTTCGTTGACGAAGGACATTATGGATGAAGTGCAAGTGCCAGTCCTTCGATTCAATGAAAATGTGAGCTACTTTTTGCACAACAGCATTAGCAGACGTCTGGTTACCCTAGTTTTTATGAGTGATGCAAATCTGGACGAACACAGAGGTCTGCTCACAGCTCTGGTCGCGAATCTTAGGCACATGACCACGTCTGGAGTGATTTTTCTAGTCCAATCGGAGGCGTCAACTGACTTTCTATACGAACTGTTTAGGAATTGCTGGCGTAAAAAACTATTGAATGTGATCGTTGTTTTCCAGGACTTTGAG ACTACCTCGACCTTCTACAGCTACTCACATTTTCCCATACTACAAATAGAAGAGCGCATCTATGAGCCCAGTTTGCAACCTCTACCCATCTTTCCCGATCGACTTAGGAATTTACATGGCTACGAGATGCCCGTGATTCTTGGAGGAACCGCACCGCGTATGATTGCCTACCGCAACAAGAAGGGTAATGTGGTCTATGATGGAACCGTGGGCCACTTTATGACTGCCTTTCAGCAAAAGTACAATGTAAAGTTTGTGCAGCCTTTGCAAGCGAAAAATCCTTTGGACTTTGCTCCATCGATGCAAACGGTTGGTGCAGTACGAAATGAGACCGTAGAGATATCCATATCCCTGACTTTTCCGACGATTCCCCCATTTGGATTTAGCTATCCGTACGAGCAAATGAACTGGTGCGTCATGCTGCCGGTGGAGGCCGATGTGCCACCATTTGAGTATTACACTAGGGTCTTTGAGCTGGCTGCTTTTCTGCTAACTCTGGGTACCCTGGTAATGATATCCTGTCTCCTGGCCAGCACTTTGCGTCTGCATGGCTATGCAACTAACATCAGTGAGTTCCTGCTCCACGACAGCTGCTTGCGAGGAGTACTGGGACAATCCTTCGTGGAAGTTTTCCGAGCTCCCACTCTTGTACGGGGTATTTATCTGGAGATTTGTGTGCTGGGCATCCTGATCACCGCCTGGTACAACTCCTATTTCTCCAGCTATGTGACCAGTGCACCAAAGCAGCCGCCTTTACGAACGTATGATGATATTTTGGCCTCAAAACTGAAAGTGGTAGCGTGGAAGCCCGAGTATGCAGAGCTTGTTGGTCGTCTCCTTGAGTTTCGGAAGTACGAGACCATGTTCCTGGTGGAACCCGACTTCAATCGATATTTGGCACTTCGTGACACGTTGGACACGAGATATGGTTACATGATAACCACTAATAGATGGGTTTTGATCAACGAACAGCAAAAGGTCTTCTCCAGACCACTTTTCCAAAAACGGGacgatttttgttttttcaacAATATACCCTTCGGATTTCCCTTGCATGAAAACTCGGTTTTTATGGAGCCGGTGCAAAAGTTGATCATGGAATTGGCCGAAACAGGACTTTACTTTCACTGGATAACCACCGGTTTCTCGGAACTGATTGATGCGGGTGAGATGCACTTTGTGGACTTAAGTCCTCATCGTGAATTCAGGGCCATGCAGATCCAGGATCTGCAGTATGTGTGGTATGGATATGCTTTCATGGTAGTATTATCCTCGCTAGTTTGGCTGCTGGAAAACTTGGCGCACACGTTAAAAACTAAAACCATTTTCCCAACACATTTTATGCaacgaaacaaaaaataa